CTCGTGCTCATAGTCTGGGTCATCCAGGTAGTGTGCAAGACTGACTGGAGTGGGTACTGCCATCTTGGGTCGCTTCATGTCCACTGGAGGAGGGGGAAACATTTAGGGTAAAGAATATGATGCACACACTTTAAAAGTATCCATAAAGTACGTTGGCTTCACACagacaaaacaaaacacaaaAGCATGCAAGTCCAGGTATGATTTGTAGTAAATACCATAACTTGCAACACATGACACTATGTGTTTGTATACAGAGATACTCACGTCCTGCTGATGAAGCTGCATCCTCAAACATGAGATTCTTGTGCTCCTGGGACTCTTCGTCGCTGGAGCtctcgttctttacctgctgtAGCTTTTGCATCAGACTATCAGTCATCTTTTGGTGGTCACAGTCAGTCAGGGTGTCTTCAAGATTCTTTGACGCTCCATTCAGAACTTGATCTGACATCTTCGGGTTTGAGGCTGGTGTTGTTAATTAAAGAATATGAAACGATCAATGTGGACAGCATatctcactgtacatgtaagctaCAGGAAATTATAAAACAAAAGCAAAGTGCAGCTTTGGCAGGAGATAAACAAACTAGTATATTCAGAGAATGCAAACGAGTACTCCACTCACATTCAATGAAGTGGTGTATTCTAGACTGCAGGACactggggtgggtgggtgatcGCGCCATTGGAGAGATGGGACCGGAGTCTGTCACATCCGAGTCAGACGTTTGTCTGCCCCCCCGGCCCAGTGCAGGGTTTGTACAGTAGTCTGTGATATCCATCGGGCCGTTTTTCAGTCCGTCTGTATGCCCAAAATCTGTGTCTATCTCAGGATTGATTCCACATCCGAGGGCAAATCCAGCCAACGCGTGAACGTGAGCCATGATGGCCACGGCATGGACCAGCTCTGACACTGACCAACTGTCTGCACCCGATACCAGGTTCTGTGTGTGACAATTTATGTGATTATAAGTATAAGTATACTGGTAAAAAAACTATATAATTAGCATTATTAGAGGGTACTATCTTAGCCTGCTTACCTTGACAGTCTCGGGTTTGACGAACCAGGCCTGATGGGCCAGCAACTTGTTGAGGTTGAGCAGGCTCTTCATCTTGGGTGTTAAGTATTGGAGCCCCTTGAGCCACAGAGGATCACCGTCGTGTTTTAGGAACTCCTTCTCGTGCATTGTCACCTAACAGGCAAAACAAGAGAGAACATAAAAATAAGTTCTTATTGGCCCAACAGGTTAGGCAGTGGCAGGGCCTCATTTTTGACAGTCAGGGCTATTCCTGGGGGGTTGCCCACAGTGTTGTCCCCGAAGCAATTTATACTGCCAAAGTCATATTCAAAGCCTGGAACAACATTGTGCAACACCGTGTAGTGTATTCAGGCTATGAAAGGTTGGCTAGCCCTATTCAGACAGTTCTAATAATTCTAAGCCCATATTAAGGTACACAGGACATTCCAGGGCATGAATAGCCTACATTAGGTGGGGGAGTGTTGGGGGTGTGTGAGAGGTTTGTATACACATGACAGGAAACACATGTATGACCTTGACTCACTAAGGGGCTTCAGAATACACCTAAATGCAAAAATGAAACCCAAGTGATGGAATTACAAATTCAATATCAATGGCAGCTCTAGTTGATGTATCATATCACAATGGTCCTATCAGTATAGCATACGGTTATACAGTCAAGTAAATTTCAGGggataattacatgtatgataAACTAACTAAGATCAACAGCACTCAACTGTTACGTGTATATAATGTAGTTTCTCTTAATAATCAACCACTTTCaggaatgtacatgtatggctaCTCCACTCACCAAATAAGAGCACTTGTGCCGACTTGCTGCCTGTAGGGAGCATAGCAACAGCAATGAACAGCAGAACTATGTACAAGTCAAATGACATGAAAACCATGCAAACCATTCTAGTATAGCACTAAAAGCCTAAAAGCAATCCAAACACTATCTTTGTGTACACTGATGTAAGTCGGTGTCATACTGACAAATCACAGttgtacgtacacacaggGAACTTTGCAGTCATCTATACTTCCCTGAAGTAAAACATACAAAAAAGGATATAATTGGCAAAGAATTCGATAGGACACAGCCCTGGAATCTAGTGAACTAGTCTGATCCAACAAGGGCTATTCAAACAGGCCAAGACATCTTGTTCTAGAACACACAGTGTGAGTGGGCGCAGATGTTCAACAATCTACTAAACAGCTATTGAAACAGAAAATAAATACAAGTAGAGTACACAACACATCCATTATAAAGTGTTCAATACAGCCTAGCAATGCATGACACAACCTCGCTGAATTACCAGTATTGCGATGTAATTGCGAACGTCGAGGGACAGGGGCCCGTTCCCGTCCATGAGGAAGTCGTGGGTTTTGGTGAATCTCATTAAGTAGGAGGGGTGGAAGCCCAGGAGTTGGACAATATTCGAGAGGCGTCCATCGTGGAGGAATGTCTCCTCGTATATTGATTGTACTTTACACTGCAGGGATGGATGAGCAGGTCAACCACACGCAATTAACCACAATTGTGTAGGTATGCACACGAATACCTGCGCCTAATCCTTGTAATAACAGCCCTCATATCAAATGTCACAGCTCTCCTAATACAATGTATCAAATTCAAGAGACATACCTTCTAGATATGGCTAGACTACACATGGAAGTGGCAATGTTCACAGTATGCTTGACCTTGTGGTCAATTGCTTTATTGTTGTTTAACAAAGGGTGGGCTGTGTGGTGGTCAACTTACCAGTGCTGATTGATAAGTCCATTCTTCATTACCGTAGATTATCGTCTGAGGACATAACAGAGAGGTTTAATAGTGTACCatacaaagtacatgtacacaccattAATAATTACAAGGAAAGAACTAGAATGCAGGACTAACTTGAGCAAATAGTGCATTCATTGCTGTAAGAAATACTAAACATGGCAATTCTCGGCTGCTGATATTCATTGTGTAAACAATGAACAATGTTCAGTCAATCAGGCCATGGATGCCAGCAAAGAATGTGAATATTCTCACCTCAGTTTGAGGGATGAATGAAGATGGTCCCACAAAGAGCGGCGTTGGAACATTATACCCTAGTTTCTGTGGAGGGTGACATTGATGCATAAAAGTAGAATTCCAAAAAACTGATGCAATAAGACCGTAACTATGGAACAAAAATGCCCTAACAACTCCAGTTGGTGTGAAATCTGAAGTGCACCCATTCTCATAGGAATGAAACCATGCAGCACAACAGTTAGTTATAGTTCCAGACTTACCTTCAGTTCTTGTAGTATTCCAGCTGCATTCTCTCTGATATCTCTGAAGGGTGCAGTCACAGATAATCTGAGCACAGTAGGGAGATGGGCTTGTAGCAAGTTGACTGCAGAGGGGTCATCTCTTTTACTTATCCAGCACAAGCATGCTTTCTTAAACTTCTCAAAGAATGTGGCTCTCTCTGCCTCGTCTCTTCTGAAGAGGCCTCCAAAATAGTACAGTGTAGTATCTTCTTCTTCTATGTCTTGCTCATCCCCATCTTCAAAACAGGCGTCACCGTTGAAGTGGCTCTGGTTGAAATCACTGGTCATTCTCAGTGTAGCTAACATTTGCTTGGATATCTCAGACACTTCACAATAGAGACTAAAGTACCTTCTGGAGACAAACTACAGCCTTTATCAGACAGCAAAAAACACGCGGACTCTTTTTCTTACCAAAGACCTTCCCCAATTATCGGGGGACTAAGTTTTTCTTCTCCCCCTAACACTGTGGCGTCACGCCCACTTTATCAGGTGACCGCCTTCTATAGCGACCCTTTGCAAAAGTCAGCTCAATGCTGCTCTGTTGATTTTTCCTAGCAATGGCTGAGATTGGATATCTGTACCAGTTCAGACTCATCTTGATAGGAGAGAGCACAGTGGGCAAGTCCAGCCTCCTCAGGCAGTTTAAGGAGGGCGAATATTTTGCAGACATTAGTCTCACAGTAGGTGTGGACTTCCATGCCAAGGTGGTGGAGGTGAATGGGTTCCCTATCAAGCTACAGCTGTGGGACACTGCTGGACAAGACCGATTCCGAGCCATTGTGAAAGCGTACTATCGAA
This genomic stretch from Halichondria panicea chromosome 16, odHalPani1.1, whole genome shotgun sequence harbors:
- the LOC135350125 gene encoding sestrin-1-like produces the protein MLATLRMTSDFNQSHFNGDACFEDGDEQDIEEEDTTLYYFGGLFRRDEAERATFFEKFKKACLCWISKRDDPSAVNLLQAHLPTVLRLSVTAPFRDIRENAAGILQELKKLGYNVPTPLFVGPSSFIPQTETIIYGNEEWTYQSALCKVQSIYEETFLHDGRLSNIVQLLGFHPSYLMRFTKTHDFLMDGNGPLSLDVRNYIAILAASRHKCSYLVTMHEKEFLKHDGDPLWLKGLQYLTPKMKSLLNLNKLLAHQAWFVKPETVKNLVSGADSWSVSELVHAVAIMAHVHALAGFALGCGINPEIDTDFGHTDGLKNGPMDITDYCTNPALGRGGRQTSDSDVTDSGPISPMARSPTHPSVLQSRIHHFIESSNPKMSDQVLNGASKNLEDTLTDCDHQKMTDSLMQKLQQVKNESSSDEESQEHKNLMFEDAASSAGLDMKRPKMAVPTPVSLAHYLDDPDYEHEEFVHASAVTLRARDYSWEDHGFPFLTRVYPDLGPLLEERFKEACHMTYRRVADKKDVDTEPFRLSIWYYIHSIKGIRHDDYNYRRVNQMLDIPFKTYVRMVSCFPEKATRFDFDNSMRGLDNSEKVHVNILILEARLQAELIYGLRAIMTCMK